From the genome of Gracilimonas sp., one region includes:
- a CDS encoding VOC family protein, which yields MKPMQNLQFDHYTIKVTDLEVSAEFYTSVLGLQEITNRTKKTHIRWFSLGQGELHIVEGKVPEIQTNIGVHLALKLKDFDQFLSHLDENSVIAHDSKANPQKITTRADGVRQVYFKDPDDYWIEVNDAS from the coding sequence ATGAAACCGATGCAGAATCTGCAATTTGACCATTACACCATTAAAGTAACTGATCTTGAAGTAAGTGCGGAGTTTTATACATCCGTATTGGGTTTGCAGGAAATAACAAATCGAACCAAAAAAACCCATATTCGCTGGTTTTCTTTAGGACAAGGAGAACTTCATATCGTTGAAGGAAAAGTGCCTGAAATCCAGACAAATATTGGAGTTCATCTTGCTTTAAAATTAAAAGATTTTGATCAGTTCCTCTCCCATCTCGACGAAAACTCAGTGATTGCACATGATTCAAAAGCAAATCCACAAAAAATCACTACCCGGGCTGATGGAGTCCGGCAGGTTTACTTCAAAGATCCTGATGATTATTGGATAGAGGTAAATGATGCTTCATAA
- a CDS encoding PH domain-containing protein, with protein MSAKATILHEATFNPKIKNYILWYGVLICLISIFMIPLIPIWLLIASIYLKRYFERLECELTTRSLRFKKGYIFHTERTIPLDKIQDLTFKEGPLLKYFGLSILRIETAGSSAQGGPDLSLIGVVDAFDFRSLVLDQRDKVTDNQSSVSSTHENESTTEILKEIRDSLKRIEDKILK; from the coding sequence ATGAGTGCAAAAGCTACCATACTTCATGAAGCAACTTTCAATCCAAAAATAAAGAACTATATACTTTGGTATGGGGTCCTTATTTGTCTCATAAGTATCTTCATGATTCCACTGATCCCTATTTGGCTGCTTATCGCTTCAATTTATTTAAAAAGATATTTTGAGCGTCTCGAGTGTGAGCTCACTACCCGTTCACTTCGATTTAAGAAAGGGTATATTTTTCACACCGAACGAACCATCCCGTTAGATAAAATACAGGATCTCACCTTTAAAGAAGGACCGCTTTTAAAGTATTTCGGGTTGAGCATATTGAGAATTGAAACAGCCGGAAGTTCAGCTCAGGGCGGGCCCGACTTATCCCTGATTGGCGTTGTAGATGCCTTTGACTTCCGAAGCCTTGTATTAGATCAACGAGATAAAGTAACCGACAACCAGAGTTCCGTATCTTCAACCCATGAAAATGAATCAACCACTGAAATTCTTAAAGAAATCAGAGATTCCCTGAAGCGTATTGAAGATAAAATCCTGAAATAG
- a CDS encoding peptidylprolyl isomerase, with translation MALKATIKTNKGTINVNLFSKRAPRTVANFVNLASRGFYDNLKFHRVINDFMIQGGCPNGDGRGGPGYRFEDEFHDELIHDEPGKLSMANAGPDTNGSQFFITHVPTPWLDGKHAVFGEVETDEDQKIINAISSGDEIESINIEGEYEELLRKIDEVHYWNETLDEQFKNLKPAAV, from the coding sequence ATGGCACTTAAGGCAACCATCAAAACAAACAAAGGAACCATTAACGTTAACCTTTTCTCAAAAAGAGCTCCAAGAACTGTTGCTAATTTTGTTAATCTGGCTTCCCGGGGTTTTTACGACAATCTAAAGTTTCACCGGGTGATTAATGATTTTATGATACAGGGTGGCTGCCCGAATGGCGACGGGCGCGGAGGCCCCGGTTACCGCTTCGAAGATGAGTTTCATGATGAACTTATTCATGATGAACCGGGCAAGTTATCAATGGCTAATGCCGGACCTGACACAAATGGCAGCCAGTTTTTTATAACACATGTTCCAACTCCATGGCTAGACGGTAAACATGCAGTTTTTGGAGAAGTTGAAACAGATGAAGATCAAAAAATTATTAACGCAATTTCATCAGGAGATGAAATAGAATCCATAAATATTGAAGGCGAATATGAGGAACTACTTCGAAAAATAGATGAGGTACATTACTGGAATGAAACTCTGGATGAACAATTTAAAAATTTAAAACCTGCTGCCGTTTAA
- the msrB gene encoding peptide-methionine (R)-S-oxide reductase MsrB, with amino-acid sequence MKYAVYVAALAAIFVVTLFIVNTENPKASHAHVDIGKVEMIAVSQDTMPEDDYPYKKTEAEWKEILTSKEYRILRDRGTELPYVNEYDDNKQEGVYVCAGCGQKLYSSEHKYDSGTGWPSFWKPLADSLVGEREDNSLFMTRTEIVCSNCGGHLGHVFDDGPQPTGLRYCMNSAAMDFIPKDEITANE; translated from the coding sequence ATGAAATACGCAGTTTATGTAGCAGCTTTGGCAGCTATCTTCGTTGTTACTCTTTTTATAGTAAATACTGAAAACCCCAAAGCCAGCCATGCTCACGTGGATATTGGAAAAGTGGAAATGATAGCTGTTTCTCAGGATACCATGCCTGAAGATGATTACCCCTACAAGAAAACAGAGGCTGAATGGAAAGAAATTTTGACCTCCAAAGAATATCGAATCCTCCGTGATCGCGGTACAGAGCTTCCATACGTAAATGAATATGACGATAATAAGCAGGAAGGCGTATATGTTTGTGCAGGATGCGGTCAAAAACTGTATAGTTCTGAACATAAGTATGATAGCGGAACGGGGTGGCCGAGTTTCTGGAAGCCCCTGGCAGATTCTCTTGTAGGTGAACGTGAGGATAATAGCCTCTTCATGACACGCACTGAAATTGTATGTTCAAATTGTGGCGGCCATCTTGGGCATGTTTTTGATGATGGCCCCCAACCTACCGGTTTAAGGTATTGCATGAATTCTGCTGCCATGGATTTCATCCCAAAAGATGAAATAACAGCGAATGAATAA
- a CDS encoding DUF58 domain-containing protein, which yields MIPKEILKKIRKLEIQTKGIVNTLFGGEYQSAFKGRGMEFSEVRAYTYGDDIRQIDWNVTARTGDPFIKVFEEEREQTLMLCIDISQSGTFGSQSQSKMDLAIELAAVLAFSAIKNSDKVGLVLFSDHIEKVVPPKKGRTHVLRLIRELYTTKPTGTGTDIADALSYINRLLDRRAIVVLTSDFQDKDFEKQLRITNQKHDLVSIIINDHLEDELPDIGLVKIRDAETGAEKIVDTSSKKVRDAYKIRRMEQKAYIHDKMLKMKIDAVEVQTNESYVQPLMNFFKRRGSRY from the coding sequence ATGATCCCCAAGGAAATCCTCAAAAAGATTCGAAAGCTTGAAATCCAGACTAAAGGTATTGTCAATACTTTATTTGGTGGAGAATATCAGTCTGCATTTAAAGGCCGTGGAATGGAGTTTTCGGAAGTGCGGGCTTACACCTACGGGGATGATATCCGGCAAATTGACTGGAACGTGACGGCACGTACAGGTGACCCGTTCATCAAAGTTTTTGAAGAAGAACGCGAACAAACCCTGATGCTTTGTATTGACATTTCTCAAAGCGGCACCTTTGGTAGTCAGAGCCAAAGCAAAATGGATTTGGCAATTGAATTGGCTGCTGTCTTAGCTTTTAGTGCTATCAAAAACAGTGATAAAGTAGGATTAGTCTTATTTAGCGATCATATTGAAAAGGTTGTTCCTCCCAAAAAAGGTCGTACGCATGTCCTACGGCTAATAAGAGAGCTCTACACTACCAAACCCACCGGAACCGGAACTGATATTGCCGATGCGCTCTCCTATATAAACAGATTATTAGACCGAAGAGCGATTGTTGTATTAACCTCTGATTTTCAGGATAAGGATTTTGAAAAACAGCTTCGTATTACCAACCAAAAGCATGATTTGGTTAGTATTATCATCAACGATCACCTGGAAGATGAACTACCTGACATTGGCTTGGTCAAGATCAGAGATGCCGAGACCGGGGCTGAAAAAATAGTGGATACATCAAGCAAAAAAGTCCGTGACGCCTATAAAATCAGGCGTATGGAACAGAAGGCTTACATCCACGACAAGATGCTTAAAATGAAGATTGACGCCGTAGAGGTTCAAACCAACGAATCATATGTACAACCTCTTATGAATTTCTTCAAGCGAAGGGGAAGTCGCTACTGA
- a CDS encoding aconitate hydratase produces MSKPLNVTQKLIQSHLVEGEMVPGQEIGLKIDQTLTQDATGTMVMLELEAMELDEAKTELSCQYVDHNLIQSDFKNPDDHVFLKSAAERFGMWFSRPGNGVSHPIETERFAIPGKTLAGSDSHTPASGCMGMLAIGSGGLDVAFAIAGEPLFIKMPKVLGVELKGELKDWVSAKDVVLEMLRRYDVDGASGYVIEYFGEGLKNLDTMDRHVIANMGTEMGATTTVFPADGEIRRFMETQKRGDEYVELLADEGAEYDKYEELILDDVEPLIALPSSPGNVVPVREVEGKDIYQSYIGSSANPGYRDFWISSEIVKGKTVNDNVSFDINPTSRQIIENMVKNDVMFNLVQSGARIHQAGCNGCIGMGQAPATGQNSLRTVPRNFPDRSGTPEDSVFLVSPETAAASALTGKITDPRDLEKLFNMEYPKYTPLKKVIVNTDMLTPPKPKEERGEIKKGPNISSMPNFGELEDFEVPVLLKMGDDISTDEILRAGTEVLPYRSNIPEISKFTLDVVDKNFHDRAMKAKEEHGGHVVIAGENYAQGSSREHAAIAPRYLGQRAVIAKSYARIGWQNLVNFGIPPFEFTNDEDYNDIDQGDTLKVENIRASIESGNFAKVINVTKGNEYKVKHTLSDRQRQAVLDGGVINSFKKRKAS; encoded by the coding sequence ATGAGCAAGCCACTTAACGTAACGCAGAAATTAATCCAAAGTCATTTGGTGGAAGGGGAGATGGTGCCCGGACAAGAAATCGGGCTTAAGATCGATCAAACCCTGACGCAGGATGCAACCGGCACCATGGTAATGTTGGAATTGGAAGCCATGGAACTGGATGAAGCCAAGACTGAGCTCTCCTGTCAATATGTAGATCACAATTTGATACAGTCTGATTTTAAGAATCCTGATGATCATGTATTTCTGAAATCAGCAGCTGAACGATTTGGAATGTGGTTCAGCCGTCCGGGAAATGGAGTGAGTCATCCTATAGAGACCGAACGTTTTGCAATCCCCGGTAAGACATTGGCAGGTTCTGATAGCCATACACCGGCATCAGGATGTATGGGAATGTTGGCCATCGGTTCTGGAGGGTTGGATGTGGCCTTTGCGATTGCAGGCGAACCACTTTTTATAAAAATGCCCAAAGTGCTGGGTGTTGAGTTGAAAGGTGAATTAAAAGATTGGGTCAGTGCCAAAGATGTGGTGCTTGAAATGCTTCGGCGTTATGATGTGGATGGGGCTTCAGGCTACGTGATTGAATACTTCGGGGAAGGATTGAAGAATCTGGATACCATGGACCGTCATGTGATTGCCAATATGGGTACCGAAATGGGGGCTACAACAACGGTTTTTCCGGCCGACGGGGAAATCCGTCGATTTATGGAGACCCAGAAACGGGGTGATGAATACGTTGAACTCCTCGCCGATGAAGGAGCAGAATACGATAAATATGAAGAACTCATTCTTGATGATGTGGAGCCGCTGATTGCCCTGCCTAGTTCACCGGGTAATGTTGTGCCCGTGCGAGAAGTAGAGGGTAAAGATATCTATCAATCCTACATTGGCTCTTCGGCAAACCCGGGTTATCGCGACTTTTGGATTTCCTCTGAAATCGTTAAAGGAAAAACGGTGAATGATAACGTCTCATTTGATATCAACCCGACTTCACGCCAGATTATTGAAAATATGGTTAAGAATGATGTAATGTTTAACTTGGTGCAATCCGGTGCACGAATTCATCAGGCGGGTTGTAACGGATGTATTGGAATGGGACAGGCCCCTGCAACCGGTCAAAATAGCCTGAGAACCGTGCCTCGCAACTTCCCGGACCGCTCAGGTACTCCTGAAGATTCTGTTTTTCTTGTGAGCCCGGAAACGGCCGCAGCTTCCGCTTTGACGGGTAAAATAACCGATCCGAGAGATCTTGAGAAGCTGTTTAATATGGAGTATCCGAAATACACTCCGCTCAAAAAAGTGATTGTAAATACTGATATGCTGACTCCGCCCAAGCCTAAAGAGGAGCGGGGCGAAATTAAGAAAGGGCCAAATATCTCAAGCATGCCAAATTTTGGTGAACTGGAAGACTTTGAAGTACCGGTACTGCTGAAAATGGGTGATGATATTTCGACTGATGAAATACTGCGTGCAGGTACAGAAGTGCTGCCTTATCGAAGTAATATCCCTGAGATCAGTAAATTTACGCTGGATGTGGTAGATAAAAATTTCCACGACCGGGCAATGAAAGCCAAAGAAGAACATGGCGGTCATGTAGTTATCGCCGGAGAGAATTACGCACAGGGCTCCAGTAGGGAGCATGCGGCAATTGCTCCGCGGTATCTTGGCCAAAGAGCAGTTATTGCCAAGAGTTATGCACGTATTGGCTGGCAGAATCTGGTCAACTTTGGAATTCCACCTTTTGAATTTACCAATGACGAAGATTATAATGACATCGATCAGGGAGATACCCTTAAGGTGGAAAATATTCGTGCCAGTATTGAAAGCGGAAATTTTGCTAAAGTGATCAATGTGACCAAAGGTAATGAATACAAAGTGAAACATACGCTAAGTGACCGACAGCGACAAGCGGTACTGGATGGAGGAGTGATCAATTCATTCAAGAAGAGAAAAGCTTCTTAA
- a CDS encoding peptidoglycan DD-metalloendopeptidase family protein translates to MVSKGMKLGMGVGVLCLVGALSYILFSNNNSELPELVISSENMVEIAEEVQLDSYGFDRNNLEVQEGKVKRNESLYLILSDLDVSPQTIYEINKKSKDVFQSNRIKPGQRYITYLDKESRAAQRLILHTNALDYVVFEWGNEIAVSTGQKEVTTRIAEASGVIESSLYETLVDQETSTLLGYRLSEIFAWQIDFFRLYPGDSFKVIYEEEFVDGEPFGIGRILAAEFTNKNETFDAFYFETKDRAGYYDSEGNGVQKALMKAPFKYSQRVSSNFSHNRFHPVLKRRIPHYGVDYAAPLGTPVLSVGDGEVIEAQYRGPNGNIVKIRHNGTYTTAYLHLNGFATGIRAGQRVKQGQVIGYVGKTGRVTGVHLDYRIYKNGQPVNPLKVKLPPSKAIEESELSRFSNHIEDLKSELGQISSETESTVAAVAP, encoded by the coding sequence ATGGTGAGTAAAGGTATGAAGTTGGGTATGGGAGTTGGTGTGCTATGTTTGGTCGGGGCACTTTCTTATATACTCTTTTCAAATAATAATTCAGAATTGCCTGAACTGGTTATTTCATCCGAAAATATGGTTGAAATTGCAGAAGAGGTACAGCTTGATTCATACGGCTTCGACCGAAATAATCTTGAAGTTCAGGAGGGGAAGGTCAAAAGGAATGAAAGCCTGTATTTGATTCTTAGTGACTTAGATGTTTCTCCTCAGACCATCTACGAAATTAATAAGAAGTCGAAAGATGTATTTCAGAGTAACCGAATTAAACCGGGGCAACGGTATATTACGTACCTCGATAAAGAATCCAGGGCCGCTCAAAGGCTTATCCTTCATACCAACGCGCTCGACTATGTGGTTTTTGAATGGGGTAATGAGATAGCAGTTAGTACAGGACAAAAAGAAGTTACAACCCGGATTGCTGAGGCAAGTGGTGTTATTGAGTCCTCTTTATATGAAACACTTGTTGACCAAGAGACGAGCACTTTGCTTGGCTATCGGCTAAGTGAGATATTTGCATGGCAAATTGATTTCTTCCGTCTATATCCCGGCGATAGTTTTAAAGTTATTTATGAAGAAGAGTTTGTGGATGGCGAACCTTTCGGGATAGGCCGAATTCTGGCGGCTGAATTCACAAATAAGAATGAAACATTTGATGCTTTCTATTTCGAAACCAAAGATAGAGCCGGTTATTACGATAGTGAAGGGAATGGAGTTCAAAAAGCATTAATGAAGGCCCCTTTTAAATATTCTCAAAGGGTCAGTTCTAATTTCTCGCACAACCGTTTTCACCCGGTTTTAAAAAGAAGAATTCCACACTATGGTGTTGACTATGCTGCTCCATTGGGAACACCAGTACTCTCGGTGGGTGATGGCGAGGTCATTGAAGCACAGTACAGAGGGCCGAACGGAAATATTGTGAAAATCCGGCATAATGGAACCTATACTACCGCTTATTTACATCTGAATGGATTTGCAACAGGCATAAGGGCAGGGCAGAGAGTAAAACAAGGGCAGGTAATTGGATATGTAGGTAAAACCGGAAGAGTAACCGGCGTACATCTGGATTATCGAATCTATAAAAATGGACAGCCTGTGAATCCACTAAAAGTCAAACTACCTCCATCAAAAGCAATTGAAGAATCTGAACTAAGTCGGTTTTCAAATCATATTGAAGACCTGAAGTCTGAGCTTGGCCAAATTAGTAGTGAAACAGAATCAACAGTTGCAGCTGTAGCTCCCTGA
- a CDS encoding cold-shock protein produces the protein MSDKQKGTVKWFHNTKGYGFISTESGEDAFVHYSEIQADGFKKLRRGEEVEFLLDEGDKGLHAKEVVSLNPIEDQVE, from the coding sequence ATGTCTGACAAGCAAAAGGGTACGGTGAAGTGGTTCCACAACACTAAAGGTTATGGGTTTATTAGTACGGAATCCGGAGAAGATGCATTTGTTCACTATTCTGAAATCCAGGCTGATGGCTTCAAGAAGTTACGGCGAGGTGAAGAAGTAGAATTTCTTTTAGATGAAGGCGATAAAGGATTGCACGCCAAAGAAGTAGTATCCCTTAATCCTATTGAAGATCAGGTGGAATAA
- a CDS encoding metallophosphoesterase family protein, with the protein MIKIGLISDTHNYLDPQVFEYFEGCDEIWHAGDFGSISIAEELKKVAPVIGVYGNIDGDDIRQEYPLHQRFEREGLKIWMTHIGGIPGRYCLPIRQEMETNPPELFVCGHSHILRISRDQDLNKMLYMNPGAAGKQGFQSQRTVVRFQIIEGKLHNVEVINLDVDKEAAE; encoded by the coding sequence ATGATCAAAATAGGGCTAATTTCAGATACACATAATTACCTCGATCCTCAGGTATTCGAATACTTTGAAGGCTGCGACGAAATCTGGCATGCAGGTGATTTTGGCAGTATATCTATTGCTGAAGAACTTAAGAAAGTTGCTCCGGTAATTGGAGTTTATGGTAATATTGATGGTGACGACATTCGGCAAGAGTATCCGCTTCATCAGCGTTTTGAAAGGGAAGGCCTCAAAATATGGATGACGCATATTGGAGGTATTCCGGGGCGTTATTGTTTGCCTATACGTCAAGAAATGGAAACAAATCCCCCTGAACTTTTTGTGTGCGGCCACTCTCACATTCTTCGCATTTCCCGTGACCAGGATTTGAATAAAATGCTCTACATGAATCCGGGGGCTGCGGGTAAACAAGGATTTCAATCACAGCGGACGGTTGTCCGGTTTCAAATTATAGAAGGAAAGCTCCATAACGTAGAAGTAATCAACCTAGATGTTGACAAGGAAGCGGCAGAGTAA
- the crtI gene encoding phytoene desaturase family protein — MKVSVIGAGLGGLSAACLLAAQGHQVSVFEKNRNTGGKMNVFESEGFRFDTGPSLLTMPFIIEKLFKECGADMDEYLSLTPLDPICKYFYPDGTIFNNYEDKQATKAEIESIAPEDADSYSSFLNYAESLYQKTADAFIFNPLFGFKDLKELDLLSFFGIDAFTTVSKRVDSTFKSSYLKKFFKRFTTYNGSSPYLAPATLNVIPHVEINQGGFYVQGGLYKVAEAFTSLAETLGVEFHFNAEIKQIVVENAKAVGIELKSGKRIKSEIVISNSDATETIANLLPNFSISSRRKEKAKSIEPSCSGFVLMLGVDKKYEQLVHHNIFFSENYEREFHQIFNKKVMPDEPTIYIANTSYSDPHHAPENSSNLFILVNAPYLSEQYNWDEQETAYGNKIIKKLEHHGLGNLSEHIRVRKSITPKDFYTKYLSNKGSIYGTSSNSKFSAFLRPRNKSREIDKLYFVGGSTHPGGGIPLVVQSAFNALELIARYK; from the coding sequence ATGAAAGTATCAGTTATAGGTGCCGGCTTAGGAGGACTATCTGCAGCTTGTCTGCTAGCCGCACAAGGACATCAGGTATCTGTATTCGAAAAGAATAGAAATACAGGTGGTAAGATGAATGTTTTCGAATCGGAAGGTTTTCGGTTTGATACAGGGCCCAGCCTTTTGACCATGCCATTCATCATCGAGAAGTTGTTTAAAGAGTGCGGAGCAGATATGGATGAGTATCTCTCGCTTACCCCCCTGGATCCTATCTGTAAGTATTTTTACCCTGATGGAACCATTTTTAACAATTACGAGGACAAACAAGCTACTAAAGCTGAAATTGAATCCATTGCACCGGAAGACGCGGATTCCTATTCCTCCTTTTTAAATTATGCAGAGTCACTTTATCAAAAAACAGCCGATGCATTTATATTTAACCCATTATTTGGCTTCAAAGATCTGAAAGAACTTGACCTGCTTAGTTTTTTCGGGATAGATGCTTTCACGACCGTAAGTAAACGGGTCGATTCTACCTTTAAGTCATCGTACCTGAAAAAATTTTTTAAACGATTTACCACCTATAATGGCTCTTCTCCCTATCTGGCTCCTGCAACATTAAACGTAATCCCTCATGTAGAAATAAATCAGGGTGGGTTTTATGTACAAGGTGGTTTGTATAAAGTTGCAGAGGCTTTTACTTCGCTAGCTGAGACTTTAGGAGTTGAATTTCATTTTAATGCAGAAATCAAACAAATAGTAGTAGAAAATGCGAAGGCTGTCGGGATAGAACTTAAGTCAGGTAAAAGAATAAAATCTGAGATAGTGATTTCAAATAGTGATGCAACAGAGACAATTGCTAATCTATTGCCCAACTTCTCTATATCATCACGGAGAAAAGAAAAAGCAAAATCTATCGAACCGTCTTGCTCTGGTTTTGTTTTAATGCTTGGAGTAGATAAAAAATACGAACAATTGGTTCATCACAATATTTTCTTTTCAGAAAACTATGAAAGAGAATTTCATCAGATTTTTAATAAAAAAGTGATGCCTGACGAGCCTACAATTTATATTGCAAATACATCCTATTCAGATCCGCATCATGCTCCTGAGAATAGTTCCAACCTCTTTATTTTGGTGAACGCACCTTATCTCTCTGAACAGTATAACTGGGATGAGCAAGAAACCGCATATGGTAACAAGATTATAAAAAAGCTGGAGCACCATGGTTTAGGAAACCTTTCCGAACACATTCGGGTGCGGAAATCTATCACTCCAAAGGATTTCTACACAAAATACCTTTCTAACAAAGGCAGTATCTACGGGACTTCATCAAATAGTAAGTTCTCTGCTTTTCTTCGCCCAAGAAATAAATCCCGGGAAATTGATAAGTTGTATTTTGTAGGTGGCTCAACACACCCCGGTGGCGGTATTCCTTTGGTTGTGCAGTCTGCCTTTAATGCCCTTGAGCTAATTGCCCGGTATAAATAA
- a CDS encoding glycosyltransferase family 2 protein — protein MKSFSIIIVTWNALEHLKNYLPSVTETDYPDFEIIIADNASTDGSKDWVKSTYPEIKIASFDQNYGYCGGNNRAVPFAEKDILLFLNNDVKVEKNWLKGINDIFEKDEKMAAVQPKMRAVEQPEYFEYAGAAGGFMDKYGYTFCRGRIFDEVERDEGQYDDSPNLFWASGAALAIRKDLFIESGGFDEDFEFHMEEIDLCWRLQNQGYKIGYAPESLVYHLGGGSLPMGSPRKVYYNFRNSLFMLWKNYSSASLRKRFLLRLILDVIAAYKALLSGKSKEWWAVTRAHIHFAKGFLSVNHKRKELQAKRTISHDPNTMMNISLIWQHFAKGVKRFREL, from the coding sequence TTGAAGAGTTTCAGCATTATTATCGTTACCTGGAATGCCCTTGAGCATCTCAAGAATTATCTGCCATCGGTAACTGAAACAGACTATCCTGATTTTGAAATCATCATTGCCGACAACGCCTCAACCGACGGTTCCAAAGATTGGGTTAAGTCAACGTATCCTGAAATTAAAATTGCCAGCTTTGACCAAAACTACGGCTATTGCGGAGGAAATAACAGAGCCGTTCCCTTTGCTGAAAAAGATATTTTACTATTCCTGAATAACGACGTTAAAGTAGAGAAAAATTGGCTCAAGGGAATCAATGATATATTTGAGAAAGACGAGAAAATGGCGGCCGTACAACCCAAGATGAGAGCAGTCGAACAACCGGAATATTTTGAGTACGCCGGGGCTGCCGGGGGATTCATGGATAAATACGGATACACCTTTTGCCGGGGACGTATTTTTGATGAAGTAGAACGGGATGAAGGACAGTACGATGATTCGCCTAACCTCTTCTGGGCATCGGGAGCGGCACTCGCCATCCGAAAGGATCTATTTATAGAATCCGGTGGATTTGACGAGGATTTCGAGTTCCACATGGAAGAGATTGATCTATGCTGGCGACTTCAGAACCAGGGATACAAAATCGGTTATGCTCCGGAGAGTTTGGTCTATCATCTTGGTGGTGGTTCATTACCGATGGGCTCACCCCGAAAAGTCTATTATAACTTCCGCAACAGCCTCTTCATGCTTTGGAAGAATTACAGTTCGGCCAGCTTGCGAAAGAGGTTTCTGCTTCGGTTGATATTGGATGTAATAGCTGCTTACAAAGCGCTCCTGTCCGGAAAATCAAAAGAATGGTGGGCGGTAACAAGAGCTCATATTCACTTTGCAAAAGGATTTTTAAGTGTGAACCACAAGCGAAAAGAGCTTCAAGCCAAGCGAACTATCTCGCATGATCCGAATACCATGATGAATATAAGTCTTATTTGGCAACATTTTGCCAAGGGTGTTAAACGCTTTCGTGAATTGTAA
- a CDS encoding acyloxyacyl hydrolase codes for MLLFFCVPTHKGFSQTPNVSNTSLSFWGGYSFSSVRFLGKTENSQTQILGIGIQKPLKKYYGNKLLWYTADLIPYIHFTYPKRDENNRIVSRKGFGLSPIGFTLMNSSQKLFTTFVRTTGGMIFMESNFPTDDARKLNFTFDITLGANFRFNSFGMISFGYKFHHISNAETGTENPGLDSNFLFLKLSIQ; via the coding sequence TTGCTTCTATTTTTTTGCGTCCCTACTCATAAAGGTTTTTCTCAGACTCCAAATGTAAGCAACACAAGTCTTTCTTTTTGGGGTGGATACTCTTTTTCATCTGTAAGGTTTCTGGGCAAAACAGAGAATTCGCAAACTCAGATTTTAGGTATTGGTATCCAAAAACCATTAAAAAAATACTATGGTAATAAGCTTCTTTGGTATACAGCAGATCTTATTCCATACATTCATTTCACTTATCCTAAAAGAGATGAGAACAATCGGATCGTTTCAAGAAAAGGATTTGGTTTGTCACCCATAGGATTTACACTTATGAATTCATCCCAAAAACTTTTTACGACATTTGTAAGAACTACAGGTGGAATGATTTTCATGGAAAGTAATTTTCCTACCGATGATGCTAGAAAGTTGAATTTTACTTTCGATATAACCCTGGGTGCGAATTTCAGGTTCAATTCTTTTGGAATGATATCCTTTGGATATAAATTTCATCATATTTCAAATGCAGAAACCGGAACCGAAAACCCCGGACTCGATTCGAACTTTCTTTTTCTAAAACTTTCAATACAATAA